Proteins encoded in a region of the Syngnathus typhle isolate RoL2023-S1 ecotype Sweden linkage group LG20, RoL_Styp_1.0, whole genome shotgun sequence genome:
- the LOC133144691 gene encoding GA-binding protein subunit beta-1-like isoform X2, translated as MSLVDLGKRLLEAARNGLDDEVRNLMANGAPFTTDWLGTSPLHLAAQRGHYSTADVLLRAGVSRDARTKVDRTPLHMAAAEGHTIIVELLVRSGADINAKDMLKMTALHWAAQHGHHGVVETLIKHGADVHALSKFEKTPFDIAVDIQNTELMLLLQEGMQNQVNMNQVSMNVESSNSGNQPQFIIQGIQGGVVNLADLLNKAGTGMDVVGVQKFETRAGRDSLLCLPGESEEAMAANALDGNIQHAAVVNEGGQRVITIVTDQHGNLQTTGGMSQPFFVTMQHGQQMLAVPANTVTEEVVAEESQAPPSRKRKLEVTNNHNDTGETELLQRQLQEANRKAQEYRQQLMRKEQEAEEYRIKLEAMAQSQAGSAAANVSPEEVVGGDEDEDAPAVEEEGGGQMVVLQEGGIIVEGDEGRVTLVETSGEPAGISS; from the exons ATGTCGCTGGTAGACCTGGGCAAGCGTCTGCTGGAGGCGGCACGTAATGGTCTGGATGACGAGGTGAGGAACCTGATGGCCAACGGAGCTCCGTTCACCACCGACTGG CTGGGGACGTCGCCGCTCCATCTGGCCGCTCAGCGCGGCCACTACTCCACCGCCGACGTCCTGTTGCGAGCGGGCGTCAGTCGCGACGCTCGCACCAAAGTGGACCGAACACCTCTGCACATGGCCGCTGCTGAGGGGCACACCATCATCGTGGAGCTGCTAGTCAGG AGCGGCGCCGACATCAACGCCAAAGACATGCTGAAGATGACGGCGCTGCACTGGGCGGCCCAGCACGGCCACCACGGTGTGGTGGAGACGCTTATCAAGCACGGCGCTGATGTGCACGCCCTCAGCAAGTTTGAGAAGACGCCCTTCGATATTGCCGTGGACATCCAGAACACGGAGctcatgctgctgctgcag gaggGCATGCAGAACCAGGTGAACATGAACCaggtgagcatgaatgtggagtCCAGCAACAGTGGCAACCAGCCGCAGTTCATCATCCAGGGCATCCAAGGGGGTGTGGTCAACCTGGCCGACCTGCTCAACAAGGCCGGCACCGGTATGGACGTTGTCGGTGTCCAAAAGTTTGAGACGCGGGCGGGCCGTGACTCTCTGCTTTGCCTTCCAGGGGAATCCGAAGAGGCGATGGCCGCCAACGCTCTGGACGGCAACATCCAGCACGCCGCTGTGGTTAACGAGGGAGGCCAGAGGGTCATCACCATCGTAACCGACCAACACGGCAATCTGCAAACGACCGGAGGCATGTCGCAGCCCTTCTTCGTCACCATGCAGCACGGACAGCAAA tgCTGGCGGTGCCCGCCAACACGGTGACGGAGGAGGTGGTGGCGGAAGAGTCACAGGCGCCGCCCTCCAGGAAGAGAAAGTTGGAGGTGACCAATAACCACAACGACACGGGAGAGACA GAGCTGCTGCAGAGGCAGTTGCAGGAGGCCAACAGGAAGGCGCAAGAATACCGGCAGCAGCTCATGCGCAAGGAGCAGGAGGCCGAGGAGTACCGCATCAAACTGGAGGCTATGGCCCAGAGCCAGGCGGGCTCTGCCGCCGCCAACGTCAGCCCCGAGGAGGTGGTGGGCGGCGACGAGGATGAGGACGCGCCGGCcgtggaggaggaagggggTGGCCAGATGGTGGTCCTGCAGGAGGGAGGCATCATCGTGGAGGGCGACGAGGGCCGCGTCACGCTGGTAGAGACGAGCGGCGAACCCGCAGGGATCAGCTCCTAA
- the LOC133144691 gene encoding GA-binding protein subunit beta-2-like isoform X3, protein MSLVDLGKRLLEAARNGLDDEVRNLMANGAPFTTDWLGTSPLHLAAQRGHYSTADVLLRAGVSRDARTKVDRTPLHMAAAEGHTIIVELLVRSGADINAKDMLKMTALHWAAQHGHHGVVETLIKHGADVHALSKFEKTPFDIAVDIQNTELMLLLQEGMQNQVNMNQVSMNVESSNSGNQPQFIIQGIQGGVVNLADLLNKAGTGESEEAMAANALDGNIQHAAVVNEGGQRVITIVTDQHGNLQTTGGMSQPFFVTMQHGQQMLAVPANTVTEEVVAEESQAPPSRKRKLEVTNNHNDTGETELLQRQLQEANRKAQEYRQQLMRKEQEAEEYRIKLEAMAQSQAGSAAANVSPEEVVGGDEDEDAPAVEEEGGGQMVVLQEGGIIVEGDEGRVTLVETSGEPAGISS, encoded by the exons ATGTCGCTGGTAGACCTGGGCAAGCGTCTGCTGGAGGCGGCACGTAATGGTCTGGATGACGAGGTGAGGAACCTGATGGCCAACGGAGCTCCGTTCACCACCGACTGG CTGGGGACGTCGCCGCTCCATCTGGCCGCTCAGCGCGGCCACTACTCCACCGCCGACGTCCTGTTGCGAGCGGGCGTCAGTCGCGACGCTCGCACCAAAGTGGACCGAACACCTCTGCACATGGCCGCTGCTGAGGGGCACACCATCATCGTGGAGCTGCTAGTCAGG AGCGGCGCCGACATCAACGCCAAAGACATGCTGAAGATGACGGCGCTGCACTGGGCGGCCCAGCACGGCCACCACGGTGTGGTGGAGACGCTTATCAAGCACGGCGCTGATGTGCACGCCCTCAGCAAGTTTGAGAAGACGCCCTTCGATATTGCCGTGGACATCCAGAACACGGAGctcatgctgctgctgcag gaggGCATGCAGAACCAGGTGAACATGAACCaggtgagcatgaatgtggagtCCAGCAACAGTGGCAACCAGCCGCAGTTCATCATCCAGGGCATCCAAGGGGGTGTGGTCAACCTGGCCGACCTGCTCAACAAGGCCGGCACCG GGGAATCCGAAGAGGCGATGGCCGCCAACGCTCTGGACGGCAACATCCAGCACGCCGCTGTGGTTAACGAGGGAGGCCAGAGGGTCATCACCATCGTAACCGACCAACACGGCAATCTGCAAACGACCGGAGGCATGTCGCAGCCCTTCTTCGTCACCATGCAGCACGGACAGCAAA tgCTGGCGGTGCCCGCCAACACGGTGACGGAGGAGGTGGTGGCGGAAGAGTCACAGGCGCCGCCCTCCAGGAAGAGAAAGTTGGAGGTGACCAATAACCACAACGACACGGGAGAGACA GAGCTGCTGCAGAGGCAGTTGCAGGAGGCCAACAGGAAGGCGCAAGAATACCGGCAGCAGCTCATGCGCAAGGAGCAGGAGGCCGAGGAGTACCGCATCAAACTGGAGGCTATGGCCCAGAGCCAGGCGGGCTCTGCCGCCGCCAACGTCAGCCCCGAGGAGGTGGTGGGCGGCGACGAGGATGAGGACGCGCCGGCcgtggaggaggaagggggTGGCCAGATGGTGGTCCTGCAGGAGGGAGGCATCATCGTGGAGGGCGACGAGGGCCGCGTCACGCTGGTAGAGACGAGCGGCGAACCCGCAGGGATCAGCTCCTAA
- the LOC133144691 gene encoding GA-binding protein subunit beta-2-like isoform X1, with product MSLVDLGKRLLEAARNGLDDEVRNLMANGAPFTTDWVSNRPCARVFDRQKQVLARDLCPAQLGTSPLHLAAQRGHYSTADVLLRAGVSRDARTKVDRTPLHMAAAEGHTIIVELLVRSGADINAKDMLKMTALHWAAQHGHHGVVETLIKHGADVHALSKFEKTPFDIAVDIQNTELMLLLQEGMQNQVNMNQVSMNVESSNSGNQPQFIIQGIQGGVVNLADLLNKAGTGESEEAMAANALDGNIQHAAVVNEGGQRVITIVTDQHGNLQTTGGMSQPFFVTMQHGQQMLAVPANTVTEEVVAEESQAPPSRKRKLEVTNNHNDTGETELLQRQLQEANRKAQEYRQQLMRKEQEAEEYRIKLEAMAQSQAGSAAANVSPEEVVGGDEDEDAPAVEEEGGGQMVVLQEGGIIVEGDEGRVTLVETSGEPAGISS from the exons ATGTCGCTGGTAGACCTGGGCAAGCGTCTGCTGGAGGCGGCACGTAATGGTCTGGATGACGAGGTGAGGAACCTGATGGCCAACGGAGCTCCGTTCACCACCGACTGGGTGAGTAATCGTCCCTGTGCTCGAGTATTTGACAGACAGAAGCAAGTCCTAGCGCGTGACCTCTGCCCCGCACAGCTGGGGACGTCGCCGCTCCATCTGGCCGCTCAGCGCGGCCACTACTCCACCGCCGACGTCCTGTTGCGAGCGGGCGTCAGTCGCGACGCTCGCACCAAAGTGGACCGAACACCTCTGCACATGGCCGCTGCTGAGGGGCACACCATCATCGTGGAGCTGCTAGTCAGG AGCGGCGCCGACATCAACGCCAAAGACATGCTGAAGATGACGGCGCTGCACTGGGCGGCCCAGCACGGCCACCACGGTGTGGTGGAGACGCTTATCAAGCACGGCGCTGATGTGCACGCCCTCAGCAAGTTTGAGAAGACGCCCTTCGATATTGCCGTGGACATCCAGAACACGGAGctcatgctgctgctgcag gaggGCATGCAGAACCAGGTGAACATGAACCaggtgagcatgaatgtggagtCCAGCAACAGTGGCAACCAGCCGCAGTTCATCATCCAGGGCATCCAAGGGGGTGTGGTCAACCTGGCCGACCTGCTCAACAAGGCCGGCACCG GGGAATCCGAAGAGGCGATGGCCGCCAACGCTCTGGACGGCAACATCCAGCACGCCGCTGTGGTTAACGAGGGAGGCCAGAGGGTCATCACCATCGTAACCGACCAACACGGCAATCTGCAAACGACCGGAGGCATGTCGCAGCCCTTCTTCGTCACCATGCAGCACGGACAGCAAA tgCTGGCGGTGCCCGCCAACACGGTGACGGAGGAGGTGGTGGCGGAAGAGTCACAGGCGCCGCCCTCCAGGAAGAGAAAGTTGGAGGTGACCAATAACCACAACGACACGGGAGAGACA GAGCTGCTGCAGAGGCAGTTGCAGGAGGCCAACAGGAAGGCGCAAGAATACCGGCAGCAGCTCATGCGCAAGGAGCAGGAGGCCGAGGAGTACCGCATCAAACTGGAGGCTATGGCCCAGAGCCAGGCGGGCTCTGCCGCCGCCAACGTCAGCCCCGAGGAGGTGGTGGGCGGCGACGAGGATGAGGACGCGCCGGCcgtggaggaggaagggggTGGCCAGATGGTGGTCCTGCAGGAGGGAGGCATCATCGTGGAGGGCGACGAGGGCCGCGTCACGCTGGTAGAGACGAGCGGCGAACCCGCAGGGATCAGCTCCTAA
- the mllt11 gene encoding protein AF1q produces the protein MMEKSSSQYDSFMFWRQPVPALDLSELRDLGLLDGPCNQGDGLIKRDEHEPELSEFSSFNYWRDPIANVDALLADLNLLL, from the exons ATGATGGAGAAATCGAGTAGCCAGTATGACTCATTCATGTTCTGGAGGCAGCCCGTCCCGGCCCTGGATCTTTCCGAGCTACGGGACCTCGGCTTGCTCGACGGTCCCTGCAACCAAGGAGATGGGCTGATCAAACGGGATGAACAT GAGCCGGAGTTGAGCGAGTTCTCGTCCTTCAACTACTGGAGAGATCCGATCGCTAATGTAGACGCTCTGCTGGCAGACCTCAACCTGCTGCTCTGA
- the cdc42se1 gene encoding CDC42 small effector protein 1 has protein sequence MSEFWHKMACCVMAKAPPKRRRRRIDRSMIGEPTNFVHLTHIGSGEMADGLQPSGSVQEQMSSKCPQLNGRNSLL, from the exons ATGAGCGAATTCTGGCACAAGATGGCCTGCTGCGTCATGGCCAAAGCGCCGCCG aagaggaggaggcggaggatcgATCGCAGCATGATCGGCGAGCCCACTAATTTCGTCCACCTGACGCACATCGGCTCAGGAGAGATGGCCGACGGACTCCAACCG TCGGGGTCTGTTCAGGAGCAGATGAGCTCCAAATGCCCACAGTTGAACGGCAGGAACAGCCTCTTGTAG